From a region of the Wolbachia endosymbiont (group B) of Gerris lacustris genome:
- a CDS encoding IS5 family transposase (programmed frameshift) — MRSVYPSDISRERFEIILPDLESCRKKTKPRKLDLYELFCGVLYVLKSGCQWRMLPKEFPKWRNCYDYFKRWSKKPNEDRESVLEIVLKKLVGEVRFNSGRNTKTSFCIIDAQSVKNTDIAEEKGYDAGKKISGIKRHIAVDTQGLPHAIYITTANIGDRTAAVEMICNARKNLSEVQNILVDAGYTGENFATQIKTTIGATVEVIKRSELHTFVVLPKRWVVERSFAWLEKCRRLWKNCERKLNTRLQMVVLAFTALLLKRL; from the exons ATGAGGAGTGTATACCCAAGTGATATAAGTCGGGAAAGATTTGAGATTATATTACCAGATCTAGAATCCTGTAGAAAAAAAACAAAACCAAGAAAACTGGATTTATATGAGTTATTTTGCGGTGTACTTTATGTGCTAAAAAGTGGCTGTCAGTGGCGAATGCTACCAAAAGAGTTTCCAAAATGGCGCAATTGTTACGATTACTTCAAGAGATGGAGTAAAAAACCGAATGAAGATAGAGAAAGTGTTCTAGAAATTGTCTTA AAAAAATTAGTTGGAGAGGTTCGTTTCAACAGTGGTCGGAATACAAAAACAAGCTTCTGCATCATTGATGCTCAAAGTGTAAAAAACACCGATATTGCTGAAGAAAAAGGTTATGATGCCGGCAAGAAAATTTCAGGAATAAAGCGTCATATTGCAGTAGATACGCAAGGTTTGCCACATGCAATTTATATTACTACAGCTAATATCGGAGATCGTACTGCTGCTGTAGAGATGATTTGTAACGCAAGAAAAAATCTTTCCGAAGTTCAAAATATACTAGTTGATGCAGGTTATACAGGAGAAAATTTTGCAACTCAAATAAAAACGACTATTGGTGCAACCGTTGAAGTAATAAAACGAAGTGAATTACATACCTTTGTTGTATTGCCAAAAAGGTGGGTTGTAGAGCGTTCTTTTGCTTGGCTGGAAAAGTGTAGACGGTTATGGAAAAATTGCGAG